Within the Musa acuminata AAA Group cultivar baxijiao chromosome BXJ2-9, Cavendish_Baxijiao_AAA, whole genome shotgun sequence genome, the region GTCCATTTAACTCCAATGTGCAAGCTTATTTAGGTAGTTAATAACCTGTATAAAACTTTATCAGACATTCTGAACATTCATCTACCCTATTGCCAGAAACAGAGTTCAATGGCAGAACAGATTCATTTAGCCAAACTCATATATTATGGCATTGCTTCTTGTTGTTTTTGTCTTCTTACTCAATAGCGATTTGTGTTGCACTTTATACAATGAAAAAAGGTACACAGCTTTGAAAGCGATGTTAGCATCAATCTAAGTCAAGTAAAATCTGGGTATAGGCTGTAGTAAATTATGACAATTTAAATTTGACTGTGCTTGTTAGGTCACTAAGTTTGGTGAGTTATTTGAGTCATACTTAGTCCAATCTACTGCTCATGTTGAGCTTCTTTGTTAAGTTCAACAGCTGCTAGAATGAGGTAGCTTTCATACCAAATCACCAACATATACAAGCCATGAGGTCCCAACTATTTGGTCCAGCTAGATAGACCTTTTCTGCCATTGAGCTTTGGAAGAAGCATCACTTGGTAACTAAAAGCCATGAAATTTCTTTCTAATACTTCATATAAGTTCTCTTATGCCATCCTCTACCTTACCTTCACCACTATCATTATTAACTCTACCTCATTCAACAGTGAATTAAGTTTCTTTTGGGCATGATCCAGACCACCTTAAACGTTTTTCACTCATCATATGAGTCACCATATTCACTTCCCTCTATTTTTGTACatctcctcatcatcaattttaacACCGTAAGGTTGCATCATTTTTGTTGGAATAATATCCATGATAAATAAAAAGTGGCATTAATGATTCCTTTTATAGCTAACTTGACACCTTGCAATAAGGGCATTGCTTATTCAGTTAAAACTTTTGAAGACCTTACGATGAAATGTTGCATGTATGAAAAAATCTACAACAAGATAAGGTAAGAAAGAATAATGTTGCATATGGTATCTTCTATTAGGTTAAAAGGGAAAAGTAGAAAACTATCTGGATAAGAGTGACAAGGTTGTAGTATTCTCAAAGAAATTTTACCTGTGGAATGAATCAATAAAATCCATGTTCTTGGCATCGATCATTAGAACGGGAAATTCAAGAATCTCAACTCTCCCCTCTAGGTCGAGAACTAAAAGATAATCCAAATTCTGAGGCCTCAGTTTATTCAGGCTTCTCGTGCTTGCTTTAAGGTCCACCATAAAATCATGATTGAACTTCGCCAGATGCAAAGCATCATCCATCTACATTCAAAGAGGTAATAGTTAGACGTATATCTTGTGATATTACATGGTATTTTCGTATCATCTTATGTAGTATTCTATATGATATATGGTTTACACCATCCATATAAGACTAGTTCAATTAATGTTGTGAATTTTATTCATTTTCCATTTAAGGAAATTAAAAGCAAGGAGTTTGCATTTAATGTCACAATCCTCCTAGGCATTTATTTTACTAGGACTTTAAATCATGATTGACCTTCAGATGCAAAGCATCAACATCCGACACACAAAGGAGGTACTAGTTATATATATCTTGTAATATTAAATGATAGTTTCCTCTCATCTTATGTAGTATTCTCTAGGATTCATGGTTTATACGATACATAacacaaaattttaatttatattataaattttattcacTTTCCATTTAGAGAAATTCAAACCAAGGGGTTTGCATTTAGTGTCACAATCCACCTAGTCATTTATTTTATTAGGATTTTTAGAAATTGTTCTATGGAACTTCCTTCAGACACCATAAGAGAAAgccaaaaagacaaaaaaaaaagcctaCACTAGTATGATATCGTTcgggaaaaacaagaaaaaatgaATCTTAAACCTTATAACAACACACCTAATCTAAGATTGCATGCCATGTGCCAACGATGCATATGAATGTTGTGCTGTCATATCTACATCTTGTGTTCTGAAGCATGCCAAGGCCCACTGACAAAAAAATGAATGTGTTATGATATGCATCAACCTGTGCAAGTGTACACTATGCCCATGCTCATGCATGCATAACAGTTGCATAGCATGCTACCTTGGGCCAGACAGTTTGATATGCGCAACAGATGGATGGTTTCTGAGTTCAGCTAATATATGACGTGCTTCAGAGAATGCACAGGCACAACCATATTGCATGCTACATCAACATGCTGACCTCTCTGGAAATTACAAACAATAAATACCTCACCACATGTAAACCATATATCAGAATCATGTTACCTTTCTCACAAATAATAATGAAATTTCCATTTCTTGAACCCAAACAATTTTTTCAATGTCTCCAGTTAAGCCTATCTAGTCTATCCAACATAGCTGAAGCTGTGTCACAAGGTAAGTCGATCATCACATGACATAGTTAAAATGGATTTTATAGGTTCAGACAACAAGTCCTAAAGCCATGAACTAATAAATTTCTAACGCAAACTTAAGTTCCAAATGGACGGCACCTTTTCTTTGAGATATGTCCGCTCCTCATTGGTCATTTATCGATACTGTTTTATATGTCTTCTCGTAGTCAATAAATAGAAGCTCCAACTGTCTTGCTCTACTTCAATTAGTAATGTGACAGGTAAGCTAGTTCCGATGCTTGATCAATAGCACATAAACAAAGgaaaattgatgcaaaatctgaccgATTAGGTTTGTTGTAGTTGGTACCATCTCGTGCATTATCCTCATTCCTACATAAAGCCAATGGCAACATCTCAAGGTTCCGAGAAACCGAAGCTTCGTGATTGATTCATTACCGTCTAGCAGAAATGGATCCGACGACTAATGTTGTTACAACTACTACCGCCAGATGCAGAACAATCAAACAAACCTTAAAGTTCATCGATGATACTCACCAAAATAAGAACAGAGTCTAGGAATAAGGACCTCGAATTCGTACCTTGGTGCACTTACCCTGGGTGTGATAAAGACACATGGGCTTCCACCGGCCGGCCGTCTGGGCATCGATTACGGCCGGAGCAGAAGAGCTCAGGCAAGCAGTAACCGCGCGATTCCGAGCGGGAAGGCAAGAGGAAGTGAGGGACGGGAGTGGGATGAAGGCGTGAGCGGTGAGAGGAGATGGGAAGGGCGAGTGGAGGTGGCGGGAGAAGACGCGACGAGTTGAAACCCTAGCGACCAACGCCATCCGACCTCTGGATATATCGGAAGCGGGAGCGGAAGGTTTTATGGGGAGATGATTGCTGTATAATACTGcgatttttttctcttctccaattaattaattaattaattaattaatttttatatgcATTAATTTTTCATATGTCTTAAGTATcactttataaaaaattataaaatacatataaaattGGTCGTATTCACTTTCCAAATATTAAATTTTCATCCAATATATTTTCGCATCTAACATACCCACTTAAGCTCTCTATTACTATGATTGCCAATTGGATCTCACAgttaacataaataaaatagtCATTTTTTTACATAAACTAAGTCATTATTACTATTTACTATTTTCCTTAAAAAGAATATTTGGCCTAATGGTTGCAAAAATATAATTCACTATAGTTCAACCAAATAATCGGAATTCTAGTCAAGCTTTCCTTTTTCCATCTTTTtaaattgttctttttttttttactttcttcctTATAAGAGTTATATTTGGTTGCTcatatttattatcataaatatgataTCAAATCATAGACATTTAGTCAAGTCCCGTTTTGATCCCATCAACCATTACTCACGTTCTTACCTTCGTAGTCATCGGAAGTATTTTTGGGGACCACGCCGGGCCTTCAATTCGCCAATAACGTAGATGGTAGGCAATCGGGTTTGTATGGCGAAATGTCTAATGGCCCCACTGAGGAACGTGTTACTCCCATGCCGTTTACATGTCCGGTCGTCGTCAATTAGTCAAGGCCCGTTTCAATCTCATCGAAGAGATACTCCTGCCCTTACCCTCGTGGTCATCGAAGCTTATTCTGGACCAAGTGGGACCTCCCATTCTGCTCAATAATGTGGACGGTAGAAAGAGGGTTTCGAAAACGAAGGGTACAAGATCATGAAATGGCTGGTACCGCGGAAGCGTTGGTCGGCGAAAAGCAAtctaaattgtcaattcccgttaCGGCCATCGAATCCAACGCCCGATCCTTCTTTCTCCACCCTTCGATTTTGCGTCATATATATCGTCCTTCGATTTAGATTGCGAAGCCGTCGAATCCATCCTCCTTCTCCGGCTTCGTTCGGCGCTGCCGCCTTATTTTTTTCGAGATCGGGTGAGTAGAAGATGATCCAGCTGCTGTTCACGATGCTGTCGGCGGAGGTTGGGGTGGCGGTGGCCCTCCTCTTCAAGACCCCGCTCCGCAAGCTCGTTATCCTCGGCCTCGACCGTTTCAAGCGCGGCCGCGGGCCCGTCATGGTGAAGACCGTTGCAGGCACCGTCGTAATCGTCCTCGCCTCCAGCCTCTACAGCATGGCCAAGATCCGCAGCCGCTCCGCCGAGTTCGGCGCCTTCACGCCCACCGACCAGGTCCTCATGAGCCGCCACCTCCTCGAAGCATCCCTCATGGGTATCCACTCTACAGTCTCGCGAAATCCTGTTTTGTCctactgcttcttcttcttcttctgttgttGGATTTGAGTCTAATCACCATGAATGTAAAATAGCTTGGAAAAAATTTTGTGATGCTGATGAACTGTTTGtgaaaaaaacatatttgatctgtTGAATTGCTCTGTCTCCTGCATaatagagaagaaaagaagaaaataatatttgatgaattattatctgATAATAATGTTGACAGATGAAAAACCTCAAAGGTAACCTGAACTAAACTTGATTGAATCTTGTGAGCCcttattttgattattattacTTAAATCATGTATATTTATCCCTTGGCTACCAAAAGTCGCATCATTCTCATTTGAGTACAATTTGACTTGCATAGGTAGAAGCCCTGTGATTAATTGTCATGGCATGTCTGAGAACTTGTGCAACTGCTTTCAGAGGGGTAGCCTGAGGACCTGGTTGTTTAAAATTTATCATCGGGAAATTTCTTTCATAATTCACCTATACATGATATTTGTTATAATTTTCACAAGGGTTGCAAAATCTTGGCAAAATACAGTGATGTTATTCTTCTTTGGTATAATAAGAAaacagaaaaaatatttaaaatcaacTTTGTAGGTCTACGCACTATGGTTAGTCGAGCATCTTCTCTCGGTTAGTCTTAGCATTGATGCCTATTGAAAGAGCACCAACATCTAATGTGAATATGAAGTCTCTTTGGTGTTGTCATATATATCATGTGAGTGTTGTGGAGAGCTAATTGTCAGTATAGATACACGACGTGACTTCAATTTTTAGGAAATTTGTTGAGGGAATGAGATCTAGTTATCAAATCCAAGGACAGAACATGTGAACTATATAGGTTCTAAGGCAAAAAAAATGCAGTTGCTGTAATCTGGTGCTGAGTAGTTAGGAGGCATCAAATATGTGGTATTCTTGAATAATGACTAAGATGGCAAAGATGTTTTTGTGGATCTGTTGTTGGTCAAGAAATAGTAGGAGTCTTGAATGATAACCAAAAGGTAGGATGTCTCAAATGACAGAACTCTAAGCCAATGATGATGATGCTGGATTGTGTAAGTTATAACCACCACATCATGCTGGATTGTCAAGGCTCGGTCTGATACCATACCGGTCTGCACTGGTGTACCCAATTGCCAATGTGTTGGTATGTATCGAGTCCTAGAAAAAGACCAAAGAAATTGAAAAAACAAAGAAATTGCCCGGTACATGGCCTGTACCATCCTATACAGGTCAGCACAGGTCGTGTGCTATGTGATGCAGGTCATCTACTTGCTAGCCAATGTATCCATGCGTTCGCTACACACGTCACAGAACTAGTTTGATCGAATGGCCATtctctttaatatataaataCCTAAAATTTTATTAAGAGTGGAATCCTTGATTTGTTACATGTGCTCTTTTCATGTGGCATCTACATTTTCATGGTGTCTTGTGAATCTTGAAGCCATGGGCAAAAGATTTGTTATGCTGATTCTGCTAATGCAAGAAAATAAGAATTTATCTTCTAGTTTTACAATATTTAGTCGTTAGTAACCACACATGACAAATAATTTGCTCGTTTCATATATGAGCTCAAGCTCCATTCCAAATTCAAGTCAAGCTTGAAAATGATGTTCAAGCTCAGCTCAACTTATTTTAGGAGTGCTCAGCTGAACCTTTAACGAGCCGAGCACCAACCTGTTTGCTAACAATTTGACTCACTtgaatctctaaacacttgaataTCCCTCTGGTTGTTCTTGATTTTTTGCTATAAACAGCTTCAAGGTCATTTGTTGTTATCATTTTCTTCgtctatttaaattttttttctacaACTATTAGCTCAAGCTCATTCCTTGAGATATGGTAGATTTGGTGGAAACTGCTGATCattttttttaagattcataTTCTAATCTAAACATTCTATGTTGCAAACCAGCATCTCATGGTGATTTCAGAAGTAATCTATTTTGGATTATCATATCAAGAGCCTTGCACTCTGCTTCAAACTGTTGATTCTGTACAAGGAATTTACTTGTGTTGATGCTGTGTCCCATCTACATGTTGCAGGTTATTCCCTTTTCCTTGTTCTTATTATAGACCGTCTTCACCATTACATTAGAGAATTACGTGGGCTAAGAAAGAGCATGGAGGCTGTTATGAAGCAAAACAGGGTACTGGAAGAAACAAAATGTGGGGGTTCAGACGAAATAAAAACAAGGGACAGAGAGATTGCAAGCCTGAATGAACAGATAAAACATTTAAAATTCGAGTCAGAGGAAAGAATAAAGGAAGCCAGAGCTGCAGAAGCAAATGTGATGGCTCTGAAAAAACAATCTGACGATTTGCTGATCGAATATGATCGCCTCTTGGAGGACAACCAGAACATCCTCAACCAGTTGCATTCAATCGATCACTGATTGTCACCTTCCGAAGGTATGAAAACAATCTGAACAATTATTGACCCCGCCAGTGTTGATCCCTTGATGAGCTATTTCGGTATTTGTTATGCGGAAATAATACTTGTAGCTGTTCTTGGACATGGAAGGAGTTGGAATTGGTTGTGAGgaacaaataaagaaaattgTTCTACCTGTTGTTGGTTTTGTACTATTATCTGTGTAACCATTGAGTTGTGCCAATTAGATATTTTGCTGATATATTTACTTGCATTCTTCACCGCGGATGTCTCAAACtagaatatttatttaattagtttggATACATTTTGAATGCATGACATTTTGctttcatatcaaatttttaatcaaTATTATTCCATATGAAAACCTAGGTCGAGACAATTAGCATGgtgaatttatttatatttttctttaacaTGTCTAATTGATTTGTATTATTATCAATATATGCTTGATGCCAATATCATTTTTGTATAGTAGTACCAGGGGTTCAATGATATAGTTTTTATGATGATCAATATCTGATAATAAATTATGATGATTTCTCTCTAGGGAAAAGTTCATAAATGTGACTAGAAAAGTTGGGAAAAGATAAACAAAAAAGATTAAAGAAGTTATTTGTTAATCATAAATGAACTGAAAAATTATAAAAGCTTCAATATTTTATTTTCCATAAACTATGTTAGATGATAATACAGGTCCAAGGCATATGAACTCACTCTATGAATCATTTATCCTTATTTAATTCTATATTAAGctgaacaaaaatatatatataaagggaacTCAAGGCTTAGCCACTAAAGAATAATTAAGGAAGAGATGGCTATTAAAGGATACTATTAATGTATCTTGATGCCTAATTATATCCTTGGACCTTGATATCAATAATTATCAGATTCTTTATCAGTTAAAATAGTTGACATCCTTGACAAATGATGtgctaatattaaaaaataattattaattaaaatgatgaaaatttcataatagaTTCATTTGTTTGAacaattgatgttttatattatGCATTAAAGTTGGTCAAATTTGAacaattgatgttttatattatGTAGGCATTTAAAATTGTTTTGAATGCACATAGATAACACATATCTGTTCAATTACTTTGTTATCTGTGTGACTAATGCAGCACTAATGCTTCtcaatgtaaaagaaaaaatcacTAACAAAATTCTTGTGTGAAACAAATCCATATTATTTTATGAATGAAATTTGACGGCTATAATCCAACTTAATATgatataatttcattgagcctaaATTAATGATACAAAATATTTAGGTCAAAATCAACAGTATTATACCTATCAAATCCCTTATAAATTCCTTATAAGTTAATATTAATCTTTTGTTGCTAAATTATACTATGATGCAAGGTATacaatatcataccgtaccgatgtttcgagatTGGCTCGATACGGTATGATACCAGTATATTGAACGGTACACTAAGACGTATCAAGCGATTTCCTCTTACTACAGCACTGTAGCATTGTAGTgtagcgagcggtccgcgtacAGATATGTCAttggaccgatacgtaccactCGTACTGGACGAtaccattcg harbors:
- the LOC103999331 gene encoding uncharacterized protein LOC103999331, whose protein sequence is MIQLLFTMLSAEVGVAVALLFKTPLRKLVILGLDRFKRGRGPVMVKTVAGTVVIVLASSLYSMAKIRSRSAEFGAFTPTDQVLMSRHLLEASLMGYSLFLVLIIDRLHHYIRELRGLRKSMEAVMKQNRVLEETKCGGSDEIKTRDREIASLNEQIKHLKFESEERIKEARAAEANVMALKKQSDDLLIEYDRLLEDNQNILNQLHSIDH